The Kribbella shirazensis genomic interval GGACCCTGCTCGGCACCGGCGCGGCACTCGGGTTGTCAGCGACCGTGCCCGGGTGCTCGAACGCCGGCCGCGGCGGAGCCTCCGGATCCAACGACTCCGCCGCGAAGGCGAAGGTCCGGCCCGCCTATGTGCGGTACGACGGCGTCAAGGCCGACCTGCCGGGCGAGCAGTACGGCATCCCCGACGGTTTCCTCCGCTATCCCGCCGACCCTGTGCAGGCGATCACCCAGCCGCCGGGGGACGGCAAGCCGATCGAGGTGATGACCAGCACGAACACCCCGATCCCGCCGAGCGTGGCCCAGAACGCGTTCTGGCAGCAGTTCAACGAGCGCGTCGGATCACCGGTGCGCCTGAATCTCACGCCGTCGGTGGACTACAGCCAGAAGTTCGCCACGGCGGTTGCCGGTGGCAAGCTGGGCGACATCTTCTCGATCGGAAACATACCGCAGAAGCCACAGATGCTCGCGGCAAAGGCCGTCGACCTGACGCCGCACCTGGCCGGCGACAAGATCAAGAAGTATCCGTACCTGGCCAATCTGCCGGAGACCAGCTGGAACGCGGCGATCTTCGACAGCAAGATCTACGGCATCCCGATCCCGCGCGGCGCGATCAGTACCGAGGTTCTGTACGCGCGCAAGGACATCCTGGATGCGCAAGGTCTCCCGGCCGAACTGAAGAGCGCCGACGACTTCGTGGAGCTCTGCAAGGCACTGACCGACAAACGCAAGAACCGTTTCGCCCTGGCCGACCTGCCTACCGCGTACGTACGGAACATGTTCGGCATCCCGAACACCTGGAAGGAAGCCGACGGCAAACTGGTCAGCAGCTTCGAGGACCCGGCCCAGGAGGAAGCCCTCGCGCTGGTCCAGAAACTCTGGAAGTCGGGCTACATCCACCCCGAGGCGTTCACGAGTCAGAACCAGGACCGCAAGACCCGGTTCGGCAACGGCACCGGCCCGTTGGTGGTGGCGACGTTCAGCGGTTGGCCGACGTACCTTCAGACGATGGACCAGGAGGCGGAGATCGCGATCATCGCCCCACCGGCACACGACGGATCCGGCCCCGGCCACACCTGGTTGGGCGCCCCAACGCTGTCCGTGACGGCCATCAGCAAGTCGGCCGAGGACCGGGTGGAGACGATGCTGGCGTACCTGAACTATCTCGCCACTCCGTTCGGCACGAGCGAGTACCTGTTCCGCAAGTACGGCATCAAGGGCATCGACCACCAGGTGCGCGACGGCGACCCGGTCCTGACGAAGAAGGGCTTCAGCGAGACGCAGCTCGCCCTGCAGTACCAGGCCGACGGTCCGTGGGCGATCTTCCTGCCCGAGCGGAAGGGCAGCACCGAGTCCTGTTTCAACGCGATGAAGGAGATCTGCCCCAAGGCGCTGCCCAACCCCGTCGACGGCATGTACTCCGAGACGGGCAGCCGAAAGGGTGCGCAGATCAATCGGGACATCTCCACGGTGTCCGACGACATCATCCAGGGGCGCAAGCCCGTGTCCGACTGGGCGCAGGCGGTCAAGAAGTGGAAGAGCGCAGGCGGTGACAAAATCGCCGAAGAGCTGTACGCGCAGTACAAGTCGTCCCGCTGACCATTCGCGCCAGGAGGAGCCTTCGCCATGCGGCGACCGAACATCGTCTACTTCCACACCCACGACAGCGGGAGATACATCGAGCCCTACGGTGCGCCGATCCGTACCCCGCGGTTGCAGGCGTTCGCCGAGGAGTCGGTGGTGTTCCGGAACGCGCATTCGGTCGCGCCGACCTGCTCACCGAGCCGGGCCGGGCTCCTCACCGGGCAGTGGGCGCACAGCGCGGGAATGCTGGGCCTCGCACATCGTGGACACAGCCTCAGGAACTACGACCAGCACCTGGTCCGCACCCTGCACCGGCACGGTTACACCTCGGCGCTGGTCGGCGTACAGCACGAGGCCAGTGGTCCTGGAGCAGCGACGAAGACCATCGGGTACCACGAAGAGCTGCCCACCGCCGACGAGTTGGCTCCCGCCCGTCGCGAGGCGGCAGTGGGCTATCTACGACGTCGCCACGACCAGCCGTTCTTCCTCTCGGTCGGCCTCCTGGAGACGCACACCATGAAGTCCGCCGAATGGCTCTTCGGACATCCCGGCGGTGACGAACGATGGACCGCGCCGGCACCGACCATGCCGGACGCGGCCGTCACGCGTCGGGACATGGCGTCGTTCCACGCGGCCGCGGCACAGGTCGACCAGACGCTCGGCGCGGTGCTCGACACGCTGCGGGAGGAGGGGCTGGCCGACAACACCGTCGTACTGGTGACCACCGACCACGGACTGGCGATGCCGGGGATGAAGTGCACGCTCGGAGCGACCGGGACCGGCGTCATGATGATGCTGCGTGCACCCGGACTGCCGGCCGGTCTCGCTGTCGACTCGTTGGTCAGTCAGGTCGACGTGTTCCCGACCCTGTGCGCGCTGCTCGGTATCGATCAGCCGGAATGGTTGCAGGGACACTCCCTGCTGCCGACGATCGAGGGGCGATCGATCCGAGATGAGACGTTTGCCGAGATCACCTATCACGCCGCCTATCAACCACAACGGGCAATCCGCACCAAGCAGTGGCTGTACATCCAATCGTTCGACGACCAGAACCGGCCGAACCTCAGCAACGTGGACGCCTCGGGCAGCAAGACGCTGTGGGTGGATGCGGGCTGGGCGGACCAACCGGTGCCTCGCATTCGGTTGCACGACCTGACGTTCGACCCGCACGAACGGTCCAACCTGGCAGGCGATCCGGCCGCGGCAGCGATTCAGGCCGACCTGGCGCAACGCCTGAACCGCTGGATGACCGACACCGACGACCCGCTGCTGCACGGTCCGGTGCCACCCCCGGCCCGGGCGAACGGCCTGCCTGAGGTCGCACTGCCCTAGAATTGAACGATGGCTTCTGGCACGGCGCGAACTGAGCTCATGGTGCGTCAGCGGAACGCGACGGCATCAGCGATCATGCGCGCGATCGTCCGCCAAGGCCCGGTCGGCCGAAAGGGACTCGCGGCCGCCACCGGCGTCACCTTCACCACGATCACGAAGGCCGTGACAGAGCTGATCGAGCTCGGAGCCCTGACCGAGTCGGCTCGCCCGACGCCCCAGGGCGCAGGGCGCCCGGTGGTACCGCTCGACGTGCCCGACAAGCAACGGCTGGTGGTCGGCGCCCACCTGCACCCGGAAAGTACCTCCTGCGGGGCATTCACCCTCCGGGGCGAGCGCATCGCGTGGCGGACGGCGCCGGCCAGAGGACGCAACCAGCACGAGCGGATCGACGAGGCGGCGCGACTGGTCGACGAGGTCGTGACCGAAGCCGGTGCCGCGGCTGTCGTCGGCGTCGGGGTGACGACGCCCTGGGCCGAAGTCCACCACGGGCAGCCGCCCCCGCTGGTGGCGGACGTCGATCACGACGAGCTGCGTGATGGTCTGCGTGAGCGCCTGCCCCTCCCGGTGCGCGTGGAGCCCAACGTTCGCGCGCTGGCCGTCGAGCACTACTGGTGGGACGGCGCCGATGACGACGTACTGACGGTGCTCGTCGGGCGCTCGATCCGGGTGGCGCAGATGCGCGGCGGCGAACTGGTCTGGGACGGCCCGCATGCCGGGGGACTCGTGTCCCACATCGTCGTACCAGGATCCGAGTACCTCTGCGATTGTGGACAGGTCGGCTGCGTCAAGGCGACCTGCACGGACGACGCGCTGCTGCGGCGCGCCGTCGAGGCCGGCGTGCTCCAGCCCGGCGCGTTACAGCGCGACCTCTACCCGGACGAGGACACCGAGCAGCTGCGGCAACTCCGGCAGGCCCGAGCGCGGGATCTCGGCCGCGTGATCCCCTTGATCATGAGCCTGGTCGCGCCGGCCGAGACCATCATCCGGGGCAGGCTCGGCACCCCCGACGAAATCGGGGCCTGCCTCGACGCGATCAGGGTGCGGCACCACGAGCTTGTCGGGCGCGAAGCGAGTGTCCGCTACTACGAGGACAACCGCGCGTTCAACTGGCCCCACGCCTCGGCGGCACTCGCCCTGGACCGATACCTCGCGTCCCCACTCGAGCACGAACTGGACAGGGCATCGCGAGACGCCACATCTCCCACCCGCCGCTAGCAGCCCGATGTACCGTGGCGAAGTCCTACAGCAGTTCGATCACACATTTGGGCAGGTGGTCTGCGGATTCGCGGAGTGCTGCTGCGGCGGTCCGGTGGCCTTTCGATCGAGATGGGTGGTGGAGCCAGTACGGGACCGCGGCCGCTTCGGGGATGAGGTCGTCACCAGGAAAGCTCGCGGCGCCGGCATTTCTGTCTCGTTGTGAGCGGGATCAGGTGACGATGCCGAAGTCGCGGATCTTGCGGTAGATGGTGGCTCGCGACATGCCGAGCGCGCCGGCGGCGGCGGCCTTGTCGCCGCCGGAATTGGACAAGGCTTCCACGATGGCGTCGCGCTCGAGAGCTTCGAGGGGCGTGAGGTGGCGGCGGGTTGTCGCCCGGCACTCGGGTGGCAGCTCCTCAAGTTGGACGACGCCGGACCGGCGCTTCCGGGCGATCGCGGTGAGGACGCCGCGGAGCTGAGTGATGTTGCCGGCCCAGGCGAGGCGCATCAGTTGGTTCACCGTCGTCGTGGAGAGCGTCAGGTCGGCGAAACCTGCCTTGCACAGGAGCGAACGTACCAGGGCTGGAATGTCCTCGAGATGGTGACGCAGAGGAGGTACGACGACGGTGCGAGGGAAGAAGTGGAGGAGTTGGGTGTCGAGCTGGCCGGAGTCCTGGCCCCGATCGGCAAGGACCGTGAGGGCGATCCAGGGTGCGTCGGTGACTGCGTTGTCACGCACGATCTGCAGAAGTTCTGTGAGGCCGTCGATCGCCTCTGCTTGCAGGAGATGGGCGTGGCGGATGATCAGATCCGAGCCGGAATCGAGCTCTGCCCGTGCCGCCGCCACGAGCTCGTCGGGCTCGGGCAGTCCGGCGGGATCGAGAATGGCGAGGTGCCGGCTCGAGGAGGCGTGGTCGTGCACGGCACGCAGCAGGCACAACTTGCCCACACCTGGCTCACCTTCCGCGACGAGCCAATCGGTTCGGGTGCAGGCGTCGAGTACTTCCTGGCTGACGTGTCGCCAGACTGCGCTGGTGCCGACGGTACCGGGGATCGAAGGGATCCGAGTCTGTGCCCGGGCGGTCGCCGGTTCGCGCTGCTCCTTGATCTGGATGACTCCGCCGGCGAGTGTGTCGCGAACGAAGGTCGGCTGGTAGGCCATGCGGGCGACGGTTCCGCTGGGGAGGTCGGTCAGGAAGACGAGCGGCTTGGGGCCGCCTCGGGCGTCGCGGGCGCGGTCGATGAGGGCGGCCTGGTCGACGGCGTCGAAGTGCTGCTGCGCGTGGGTGTTCATCATGAACACCTCGTCGCCCAGAGCGATGACCGAGCCGCCGCTGTGCCGGCAGGCGGCGTAGTAGTCGCTGAGGAGCGCCCGGTCGAGTGCGCTCGCCTCCTCGATCACACGCTCCTGGATCCGCTTGGCGGCCAGTTTGGCGAACGACAGCAGTACGGAGTTCGTGTTCCTGGCCTTCGTGGTGATGTCGAGGACGCCGAGCAGGCCACCGGTGACGGGGTGCGTGATGAGCGCTCCGGCGCAGGAGAAGACCCGTAACTGGCCGTTGTAGTGCTCGGCGCCGTTGACGAGGATGGGACCGCCGATCTCGAGCGCCGTACCGATGCCGTTGGTCCCGACCTCCGACTCGGCGTACCGGAAGCCGGGGGCAAGGTCGACCGCGTCGAGTCGCCGTAGCAGTGAAGCGTCGCCGCCGCGGCGGTCGAGGACGACGCCCTTGGCATCGGTGAGGATGATGCAGACCGGCTCGTCGGTCAGCTCTGACGCCAGCGCGTCGATGACCGGGCCGGCGGCCCTGGTGAGCGTGGTCTCGCGGTCGAAGCGGTCGAGGTACGTCGGAGCAGGCCGGTCGATGTCGACGTTCGACGCCTCCGAGCGCTGCCAGGAGACCCGGATCGAGTTCCGGACCGGCGGCCCAGTCATGGCGGTCTCCCTCCGGTCGGCGGCGTAACACACAGCGGAACACGACCCAAGCTATCCCGCAAGACTGTGATCGCCGTCTCACATTGAGACAGCAGGGTCCGGACGATGCGGCTTTCATCGCTCCAACGAAGCCCGCCGTACCGCTGGAGCCGGACCGACGCCGGCTCCCGACCCTGGAGGCAGACATTGAGTAGGCAGAGTCTCACCAAGGCGCATGCCAAGATCACCGAGCTCTCGTGGGAACCCACCTTCGCGACTCCGGCGACCCGTTTCGGGACCGACTACACGTTCGAGAAGGCGCCGAAGAAGGACCCGCTGAAGCAGATCATGCGGTCGTACTTCCCGATGGAGGAGGAGAAGGACAACCGCGTGTACGGCGCCATGGACGGCGCTATCCGGGGCAACATGTTCCGCCAGGTCCAGCAGCGCTGGCTCGAGTGGCAGAAGTTGTTCCTCAGCATCATCCCGTTCCCGGAGATCTCGGCGGCCCGGGCGATGCCGATGGCGATCGACGCCGTACCGAACCCGGAGATTCACAACGGACTCGCGGTGCAGATGATCGACGAGGTCCGGCACTCGACGATCCAGATGAACCTCAAGAAGCTGTACATGAACAACTACATCGACCCGGCTGGGTTCGACATGACCGAGAAGGCGTTCGCGAACAACTACGCGGGCACCATCGGCCGGCAGTTCGGTGAGGGGTTCATCACCGGCGACGCGATCACCGCCGCGAACATCTACCTGACCGTGGTGGCCGAGACCGCCTTCACCAACACTCTGTTCGTGGCGATGCCGGACGAGGCCGCGGCGAACGGCGACTACCTGCTGCCGACGGTCTTCCACTCGGTGCAGTCCGACGAGTCGCGGCACATCAGCAACGGTTACTCGATCCTGCTGATGGCGCTGGCCGACGAACGCAACCGGCCGCTGCTCGAGCGCGACCTGCGCTACGCGTGGTGGAACAACCACTGTGTCGTGGACGCGGCCATCGGCACGTTCATCGAGTACGGCACGAAGGACCGTCGCAAGGATCGTGAGAGCTATGCGGAGATGTGGCGCCGCTGGATCTACGACGACTACTACCGCAGCTACCTGCTGCCGCTGGAGAAGTACGGGCTCACCATCCCGCACGACCTGGTGGAGGAGGCCTGGAAACGGATCGTGGACAAGGGCTACGTGCACGAGGTGGCACGGTTCTTCGCGACCGGATGGCCGGTGAACTACTGGCGGATCGACGCGATGACCGACAAGGACTTCGAGTGGTTCGAGGACAAGTACCCCGGCTGGTACTCGAAGTACGGCAAGTGGTGGGAGAACTACAACCGGCTGGCCTACCCGGGCCGGAACAAGCCGATCGCCTTCGAGGATGTCGGCTACCAGTACCCGCACCGCTGCTGGACCTGCATGGTGCCGGCGCTGATCCACGAGGACATGGTGGTCGAGAAGGTCGACGACCAGTGGCGCACGTACTGCTCGGAGACCTGCTACTGGACCGACGCGGTCGCGTTCCGCGGTGAGTACGACGGGCGCGCGACGCCGAACATGGGCCGCCTCACCGGGTTCCGCGAGTGGGAGACGCTGCACCACGGCAAGGATCTCGCCGACATCGTTCAGGACTTGGGGTACGTCCGCGACGACGGCAAGACCCTGATCGGGCAGCCGCACCTCGACCTGGACGACCCGAAGAAGATGTGGACTCTCGACGACGTCCGGGGAAACACGTTCAACAGCCCGAACGTGCTGCTGAACGAGATGTCCGACGCGGAGCGCGAGGCGCACGTCGCGGCGTACCGCGCGAACGGCACGAAGGTCGCCTGAACCCACCCCTGATCCGGCTGGTGGCGCCGCGGGGATGAGCGTCGTCACCAGCCGCCGGCACCTGAGGAGGCCTTCGTGGCCGACAGACACCGCATTCAGTTCGAGCCGGTCGACCTCGAGATGGAGGTCGGCGAGGACGAGAAGATTCTCGACGCGGCGTTCCGGCAGGGCATCCACCTGATGCACGGCTGTCGCGAAGGGCAGTGCTCGGCGTGCAAGTCGTACGTGCTCGAGGGCGAGATCCAGATGGAGCGCTACTCGACGTTCGCCTGCAACGACGCCGAGGTCGCGGAGGGGTACGTGCTGCTCTGCAAGGCGCACGCGTTCAGCGACTGCACCATCGAGTTGCTGAACTTCGACGAGGACGAGTTGCTCGGCGGCCTGCCGATCACCACGGTCACGACCAGGGTCGCGGCGATCGACCCGGTCACCCGCGACATCGTGTCGCTGCGGCTGAAGCCGACGGAGCCGTTCGAGTTCAAGCCCGGGCAGTACGCCGATCTCACCATCCCGGGGAGCGACGAACACCGTTCGTTCTCGATGGCGACGACCCCGTCGGCGCCGGAGGAGATCGAGTTCCTCATCAAGAAGTATCCCGGCGGCCGGTTCTCCGGCCTGCTCGACAACGGCCTGGCCGTCGGGGACGAGCTGTCGATGACCGGACCGTACGGGTCGTCCACCCTGAAGGACGGCCACGTGCTCCCGGTGGTCTGCATCGCCGGCGGCGCGGGGATGGCGCCCATCCTGTCGATCCTTCGGCACCTCAGCGAGACCGGCAGCACCCGGCCGGTCCGGTTCTACTACGGCGCCCGGACGGCGGCCGACCTCTTCTACCTGGACGCGATCCGCGACCTCGGAGCGACACTCACCGACTTCGAGTTCGTGCCGTGCCTGTCGGAGTCGGCCTCCGGTGATTTCGAGGTCGGCAACGTCAGCGACGTGGTCGAGCGCCGCGAGCCGCAGCTGAACAGGTGCGAGGCGTACCTGTGCGGCCCGCCTCCGATGGTCGACGCGGCACTCGCGCTCCTCGACGCGCACGACGTACCGAAGGACCAGGTCTTCTACGACAAGTTCACCAGCCCAGCGACTACCGACGGAGTCTGAGATGGCCCAAACGAAGCAACGCAGTTTCCCGAAGATCGAGTTCACCGACTCGGAGGCCGGGGCGCTGGAGTTCCCGAGCTCGAAGAGCCGGACCTACAACTACTACCAGCCGGCCAAGCTGCGGGCGACGATGTACGAGGACGTCACTGTCGACGTCCAGCCGGACCCCGATCGGCACCTGAGCCAGGGATGGATCTACGGCTTCGGCGACGGACCCGGTGGCTACCCGAAGGAGTGGACGGCGGCGAAGTCGTCCAACTGGCACGCGTTCCTCGACCCGAACGAGGAGTGGGACCAGACGATCTACCGGAACAACTCCGCGGTCGTCCGCCAGGTCGACCTGTGCCTGCAGAACGCCAAGCGTGCCCGGGCGTACGACGGCTGGAACGCGGCCTGGCTGACGTTCATCGAGCGCAACCTCGGCGCCTGGATGCATGCGGAGAACGGTCTCGGCCTGCACGTGTTCACCGCGGTGCAGCGCTCCGGCCCGACGAACATGATCAACACGGCGGTCGCGGTGAACGCGGCACACAAACTGCGGTTCGCCCAGGACCTCGCGCTGTTCAACCTCGATCTGTCCGAGGCCGACGTACCGTTCGACGGCTCGGCGCACCAGGAGGTCTGGAAGAGCGCGCCGGAGTGGCAGCCGACTCGCGAGGTGGTCGAGCGGCTGACCGCTGTCGGCGACTGGTGTGAGCTGCTGTTCGCGACCAACGTCGTGTTCGAGCAGTTGGTCGGCTCGCTGTTCCGCAGCGAGCTGGTGATGCAGATCGCCGCCCGCAACGGCGACTACATCACGCCGACCATCGTCGGCACCGGTGAACACGACTACGACCGCGATCTCGCCTACACCCGCAACCTGTTCCGGTTGCTGACCCGGGACGAGCAGTACGGCGAGACCAACAAGGTGCTGTTCGGCGAGTGGATGGCGACCTGGGTGCCGCGCAGCCTCGCGGCCGCGCGGGCGCTGCAGCCGATCTGGTCGCAGCCGGCCGACAAGGCGGTCACGTTCGCGGCCAGTTTCGACGCGGCCAAGCAGAAGTTCCGTTCGCTGCTCGACGAGCTCGGGCTCGATATTCCGAAGGAGCTGGACCAGTGACGATGCAGTTCGGATCCGAGACCGCGTTCTCGAACAAGTGCGGCGTGACCCTGATGAACACGCCGATCGGCCGGGTCGTCGCGACCGTGATGGGCGCCAAGGACGGTGTCGAGCTGACCGAGTACCCGTCGATGATCCGGGTCGACGGCGTCGGCCTGCTCGACTTCGACTACGCCGAGCTGACCGAAGCGCTGGGGTCGGAGTTCGACGGCTCGGTGTTCGAGGAGATCAGCTCCACCCACTACGGCCGGATGGTCCATCTCGACGACAAGACGATCCTGTTCGCCAGCCCCGAGGACGCCGCCGAGTACATCGGCTTCGACCTGACCGCGCACTAGCCCCGACGCCGCTCCGGTCCGGGGGAGGTGGCTCCCGGACCGGGGCTCATCCCGATCAGCCTGACGACAAAGCGAGGACGTCATGTACGAGAAGAACGGTGAGAAGTACTACGTGGTCGACGCACACGTGCACATCTGGGACGGCCGCGAGTCGAACCTGAAGAACGTGCACGGCAAGCAGTTCATCGACTGCTTCTACGACTACCACAAGAACCTCAGCCCGGAAGAGGTCGTCTGGGATTACGACACCTACACGTACTACGGCGGCCAGCGGCTGATGAAGGACCTCTTCGAGGAGGGGTACGTCGATCACGCGATCTTCCAGGCCACACTGCTCAGCGACTTCTACAAGACCGGGTTCGGCCAGACCGAGGAGGCGTTCGGCCTGGCCACCGAGCACCCGGACAAGCTCACCTACAACCACGCCTACGATCCCCGGTACGGCGAGGCCGGCCTCGAACAACTGCGCCGGGACGCCGACCGGATGCAGCTCAAAGGCGTGAAGCTCTACACCGCCGAGTGGCACGGCGACTCCCGCGGCTACAAGCTCGACGACCCGTGGTCGCGCTGCTATCTCGAGGAGTGCCTGAAGCTCGGCATCACCAACATCCACGTCCACAAGGGCCCGACGATCCGCCCGCTGGACCGGGACGCCTTCGACGTCGCCGACATCGACAAGGTCGCGACCGACTACCTCGACCTCAACTTCATCGTCGAGCACGTCGGCCTGCCGCGACTCGAGGACTTCTGCTGGATCGCGACCCAGGAGTCCAACGTGTACGGCGGTCTCGCGGTGGCGATACCGTTCATCCACACCCGGCCGCGGTACTTCGCCCAGATCATCGGTGAGTTGCTCTACTGGATCGGCGAGGACAAGATCTTCTTCGCCAGCGACTACGCCCTGTGGACACCGAAGTGGCTGGTCGAGAAGTTCGTCGACTTCCAGATCCCGGCCGACATGACGGAGTACGCACCGATCACGACGGATCAGAAGAAGAAGATCCTCGGTCTCAACGCGGCCGCGATGTACGACCTCGACGTCCCGGCCGACCTCCGGCTTCCGACCGTGGCCGGCGACGCCGGAGTCGAGGTAGCGGCCGGCGCACGCTCATGACCGCCGTCGCAACCTCTCTGGTGGACGAGGTCCTGGCTGCCCTGGCGACGGTCATGGATCCCGAGCTGGACGAGCCGATCACCGAGCTGGGATTCGTCCGGTCGATCCGTCTGGACGACACGGGAGTGACCGTTCACCTCAGGCTGCCGACGTCGTTCTGTTCGCCGAATTTCGCCTATCTCATGGCGTCGGACGCTCAGGACGCGTTGCGACGGGTTGAGGGTCTGGGACGGATCGTGGTGCAGCTCGACGATCACCACGACTCGGAGAAGATCAACGCCGGCCTGGTCGCGGACGCCGGGTACGTCGGCACGTTCGGCGTCGAGGCGGACACCAGCCTGGACGAGCTGCGCTCGATCTTCCTCCGCAAGGCGCACACCGCGGCGATGGAACGCTCTGCCGCCCGGTTGCTGCGCGACACCGACCTGACAGTCGACGACCTGCACCTGATCACGCTCGCCCAGCTGCCGGAAGGGCGCACCAAGGAGGCACTACTGCGCCGCCGCGTCGCCATCGGCCTCGGCGTCGACCCTGGCGAACCGGTTGTCGTCGACGAGTACGGCGGGCCGCTCGAACCGTCGGCCGTCCCGCTTCGGCTGCGGTTCGCCAAGGCCGTCCGCATCTCGATCGAGGGCAACTCACACTTCTGCCGCGGACTGCTCGCGACCCGGTACGCCGACGCCGAGCCCGGCGGCATGTCAACCCGAGTCACGAATCTGAGGAGCACATCATGAGAGCGGTCCAGGTGGTCGGTTACCACACGAAGCTGCAGCTGACCGACGTAGCAGAGCCTGCTGTTCAGGGCCCGCTCGACGTCGTCGTCCGGATCGGTGGCGCCGGCGTCTGCCGGACCGACCTCCACATCCTGGAGGGCCAATGGGCGGAGAAGACCGGCGTCGCGCTGCCGTACACGATCGGCCACGAGAACGCGGGCTGGGTGCACGCCGTCGGTGCGGCGGTTACGAACGTGAAGGTCGGTGACAAGGTCATCCTGCACCCACTGATCACCTGCGGTCTGTGCCGTGCCTGCCGGTTCGGTGACGACGTGCACTGTGAGAACAGCCAGTTCGCGGGCATCGACACGAACGGTGGGTACGCCGAGTACCTGCGCACCACCGCCCGCAGCGTGGTCCGGATCGACGACAACCTGGAGCCGGCGGACGTCGCGGCCCTGGCCGATGCGGGCCTGACGGCGTACCACGCGGCGGCGAAGGCAGCGCGCGCCACTCGGCCGGGGGATGTCTGCGTGATCATCGGCGCCGGCGGCCTCGGCCACATCGGCATCCAGGTGCTGAAGGCGATCTCGGCCGCGACCCTCGTCGTGGTGGACCGGAACCCGGCCGCGGTCCGGCTCGCCGTGGAGATCGGCGCCGACCTCGGCATCGTTGCCGACGGCACCCAAGTGGACGACGTGCTGGAGCTGACGGGCGGGAAGGGCGCGGAGGCCGTGATCGACTTCGTCGGCGAGGGCGGCGCCACCGCCGAGGGCGTGGCGATGCTGCGCCGGGCCGGCAACTACTACGTCGTCGGGTACGGCGAGAACATCGACGTACCGACGATCGACATCATCTCGACCGAGATCAACTTCATCGGCAATCTCGTCGGTTCGTACAACGACCTGCAGGAGCTGATGGTGCTCGCCGCGCAGGGCAAGGTCACCCTGCACACCACCAAGTACCCGCTCGCCGACTTCCAGCAGGCGATCGACGACCTCGACGCGGGCAGGGTCCGCGGCCGGGCGATTCTCATCCCGTGACCCACTGTCACATTTCCTGACAAGAGAGGGCGGTCTGATCATGGCAAAAGAGCTGAGGTTCAACGAGGAAGCGCGCCGGTTGCTCGAGTCGGGTGTGAACGCCCTGGCCGACGCGATCAAGGTGACGCTGGGTCCGAAGGGGCGCAACGCCGTACTGGAGAAGCTGACCGGCCCGCCGACCATCACCAACGACGGCGTGACCATCGCCCGCGAGATCCAGCTGCGCGAGCCGTTCGCCAACATGGGTGCGCAGCTGGTCAAGGAAGTCGCGATGAAGACCAACGGCGTGGTCGGCGACGGGACGACGACTGCCACGGTGCTCGCCCAGGCCATGGTCCGCGAAGGACTGCGGGCCGTCGACGCCGGCGCCAACCCGATGCGGGTACGGCGGGGCATCGAGCAGACCGTACCCGTCGTGGTCGAGACGCTGCGTTCGTGGGCTGCGGACGTCGGCGGCCGGCAGGACCTGCGGCACATCGCGACCCTGGCCGCCAGCGACGACGAGTCCATCGGCGACACGGTCGCAGAGGCGGTCGATCGGGTCGGCCGGAACGGAATCGTCACCACCGAGGAATCC includes:
- the mimD gene encoding propane 2-monooxygenase effector subunit MimD, whose protein sequence is MQFGSETAFSNKCGVTLMNTPIGRVVATVMGAKDGVELTEYPSMIRVDGVGLLDFDYAELTEALGSEFDGSVFEEISSTHYGRMVHLDDKTILFASPEDAAEYIGFDLTAH
- a CDS encoding iron-sulfur cluster assembly protein, yielding MTAVATSLVDEVLAALATVMDPELDEPITELGFVRSIRLDDTGVTVHLRLPTSFCSPNFAYLMASDAQDALRRVEGLGRIVVQLDDHHDSEKINAGLVADAGYVGTFGVEADTSLDELRSIFLRKAHTAAMERSAARLLRDTDLTVDDLHLITLAQLPEGRTKEALLRRRVAIGLGVDPGEPVVVDEYGGPLEPSAVPLRLRFAKAVRISIEGNSHFCRGLLATRYADAEPGGMSTRVTNLRSTS
- a CDS encoding aromatic/alkene monooxygenase hydroxylase subunit beta; its protein translation is MAQTKQRSFPKIEFTDSEAGALEFPSSKSRTYNYYQPAKLRATMYEDVTVDVQPDPDRHLSQGWIYGFGDGPGGYPKEWTAAKSSNWHAFLDPNEEWDQTIYRNNSAVVRQVDLCLQNAKRARAYDGWNAAWLTFIERNLGAWMHAENGLGLHVFTAVQRSGPTNMINTAVAVNAAHKLRFAQDLALFNLDLSEADVPFDGSAHQEVWKSAPEWQPTREVVERLTAVGDWCELLFATNVVFEQLVGSLFRSELVMQIAARNGDYITPTIVGTGEHDYDRDLAYTRNLFRLLTRDEQYGETNKVLFGEWMATWVPRSLAAARALQPIWSQPADKAVTFAASFDAAKQKFRSLLDELGLDIPKELDQ
- a CDS encoding 2Fe-2S iron-sulfur cluster-binding protein; protein product: MADRHRIQFEPVDLEMEVGEDEKILDAAFRQGIHLMHGCREGQCSACKSYVLEGEIQMERYSTFACNDAEVAEGYVLLCKAHAFSDCTIELLNFDEDELLGGLPITTVTTRVAAIDPVTRDIVSLRLKPTEPFEFKPGQYADLTIPGSDEHRSFSMATTPSAPEEIEFLIKKYPGGRFSGLLDNGLAVGDELSMTGPYGSSTLKDGHVLPVVCIAGGAGMAPILSILRHLSETGSTRPVRFYYGARTAADLFYLDAIRDLGATLTDFEFVPCLSESASGDFEVGNVSDVVERREPQLNRCEAYLCGPPPMVDAALALLDAHDVPKDQVFYDKFTSPATTDGV
- a CDS encoding methane monooxygenase, whose protein sequence is MSRQSLTKAHAKITELSWEPTFATPATRFGTDYTFEKAPKKDPLKQIMRSYFPMEEEKDNRVYGAMDGAIRGNMFRQVQQRWLEWQKLFLSIIPFPEISAARAMPMAIDAVPNPEIHNGLAVQMIDEVRHSTIQMNLKKLYMNNYIDPAGFDMTEKAFANNYAGTIGRQFGEGFITGDAITAANIYLTVVAETAFTNTLFVAMPDEAAANGDYLLPTVFHSVQSDESRHISNGYSILLMALADERNRPLLERDLRYAWWNNHCVVDAAIGTFIEYGTKDRRKDRESYAEMWRRWIYDDYYRSYLLPLEKYGLTIPHDLVEEAWKRIVDKGYVHEVARFFATGWPVNYWRIDAMTDKDFEWFEDKYPGWYSKYGKWWENYNRLAYPGRNKPIAFEDVGYQYPHRCWTCMVPALIHEDMVVEKVDDQWRTYCSETCYWTDAVAFRGEYDGRATPNMGRLTGFREWETLHHGKDLADIVQDLGYVRDDGKTLIGQPHLDLDDPKKMWTLDDVRGNTFNSPNVLLNEMSDAEREAHVAAYRANGTKVA
- a CDS encoding amidohydrolase family protein translates to MYEKNGEKYYVVDAHVHIWDGRESNLKNVHGKQFIDCFYDYHKNLSPEEVVWDYDTYTYYGGQRLMKDLFEEGYVDHAIFQATLLSDFYKTGFGQTEEAFGLATEHPDKLTYNHAYDPRYGEAGLEQLRRDADRMQLKGVKLYTAEWHGDSRGYKLDDPWSRCYLEECLKLGITNIHVHKGPTIRPLDRDAFDVADIDKVATDYLDLNFIVEHVGLPRLEDFCWIATQESNVYGGLAVAIPFIHTRPRYFAQIIGELLYWIGEDKIFFASDYALWTPKWLVEKFVDFQIPADMTEYAPITTDQKKKILGLNAAAMYDLDVPADLRLPTVAGDAGVEVAAGARS